One region of Faecalibacter bovis genomic DNA includes:
- a CDS encoding NAD(P)H-dependent oxidoreductase, whose product MSLIDNLQWRYATKKYDSSLKVNETDVQKIVEAARLAPTSSGLQQFRVLVISNQTIKDKLVEVSFGQEIVKDCSHLLVFASWEKYTEDLIDNAADFSTDVRELPRGQFSSYTEKLKRVLLSQSIEENFSHTAKQAYIGMAMSIAQAAELKIDATPMEGFENDKVDEILDLKSKGLKSVLMLPIGYRDMENDWNANLKKVRIPMEEFAIEIK is encoded by the coding sequence ATGTCATTAATAGATAATTTACAGTGGAGATATGCCACAAAAAAATATGATTCATCTCTAAAAGTAAATGAAACTGATGTTCAAAAAATTGTAGAAGCTGCACGTTTAGCACCAACTTCTTCAGGTTTACAACAATTTCGTGTTCTTGTAATATCTAATCAGACAATTAAAGATAAATTAGTTGAAGTATCATTTGGACAAGAAATTGTAAAAGATTGCTCGCATTTGTTAGTCTTTGCTTCTTGGGAAAAATATACCGAAGATCTTATAGATAATGCCGCTGATTTTTCTACAGACGTTAGAGAATTACCTCGTGGACAATTTAGCTCTTATACAGAAAAATTAAAACGTGTATTATTATCACAATCAATAGAAGAAAATTTTTCACACACAGCTAAACAAGCTTACATTGGTATGGCAATGTCAATAGCGCAAGCTGCAGAGTTAAAAATAGATGCTACACCTATGGAAGGTTTTGAAAATGATAAAGTTGATGAAATTTTAGATTTAAAATCGAAAGGTTTAAAAAGCGTTTTGATGTTACCTATAGGTTATAGAGATATGGAAAATGATTGGAATGCAAATTTGAAAAAAGTTCGTATTCCAATGGAAGAATTTGCAATAGAAATCAAATAA
- a CDS encoding acetyl-CoA hydrolase/transferase family protein — translation MTFITAQEAVKAVQSGDRVYVHAASMTPTILTDALTDRASELSNVEMCHIHTYGVAKYADIQYKDSFFVNSLFVGANVRHTIKQGNGSYTPIFLGSMPKAILNGDLKVDVLLIQVTEPDEHGYCSLGTSIENIHAAAETARVIIAQVNKYVPRTFGDSYIHASKINYFVENHTPLYAFAMPDSTKDEITIGNYIAELIEDKSCLQMGIGSIPNAVLANLTNHKGLGIHTEMFSDGIIPLVKSGVITGEHKGILKGKIVSTFADGSQELYDFINQNPVIEMKPTSFSNDPYKIAKNNRLISINSAIEVDVTGQVCADSIGTNVFSGVGGQIDFITGASMSKGGKSILALTSTTNKGVNKIVPSLKQGAGVVTSRAHVDYIITEFGVAKLSGKHIRDRVKAMVEIAHPDFRESIEREYFESIK, via the coding sequence ATGACTTTTATAACTGCTCAAGAAGCTGTAAAAGCTGTACAATCTGGCGATAGAGTTTATGTACATGCTGCATCTATGACGCCAACTATTTTAACAGATGCATTAACTGATCGTGCTTCTGAATTATCTAATGTTGAAATGTGTCATATCCATACTTATGGTGTGGCAAAATATGCTGATATCCAATACAAAGACTCGTTTTTTGTCAATTCGTTGTTTGTGGGCGCAAATGTAAGACACACAATTAAACAAGGAAATGGATCTTATACTCCAATATTTTTGGGGTCGATGCCAAAGGCAATTTTAAACGGTGATTTAAAAGTTGATGTATTATTAATCCAAGTTACCGAACCAGATGAACACGGTTATTGTTCATTGGGAACATCAATAGAAAATATACATGCAGCTGCAGAAACTGCTCGTGTGATTATTGCTCAAGTTAATAAATATGTACCTCGTACTTTTGGTGATTCATATATCCATGCATCAAAAATTAATTATTTTGTTGAAAATCACACTCCTTTGTACGCTTTTGCAATGCCAGATTCTACAAAAGATGAAATTACAATTGGGAATTATATTGCAGAATTAATTGAAGATAAAAGTTGTTTGCAAATGGGAATTGGATCTATTCCGAATGCGGTATTGGCAAATTTAACGAATCATAAAGGTTTAGGAATACATACTGAAATGTTTTCTGACGGTATTATTCCTTTGGTAAAATCAGGTGTTATAACAGGTGAACATAAAGGTATTTTAAAAGGAAAAATTGTTTCAACCTTTGCCGATGGATCACAGGAATTATACGATTTTATTAATCAAAATCCTGTGATTGAAATGAAACCAACTTCATTTTCTAATGATCCTTATAAAATTGCAAAAAATAATCGCTTAATTTCTATCAATTCAGCAATTGAGGTTGATGTAACTGGACAAGTCTGTGCTGATTCTATCGGAACAAATGTTTTTTCAGGAGTTGGAGGACAAATTGATTTTATAACTGGAGCATCTATGAGTAAAGGAGGGAAGTCAATTCTTGCATTAACTTCAACTACGAATAAAGGTGTAAATAAAATTGTACCAAGCTTAAAGCAAGGTGCAGGCGTTGTAACTTCACGTGCTCATGTCGATTATATTATAACAGAATTCGGCGTAGCAAAACTGTCGGGAAAACATATCAGAGATCGTGTAAAGGCAATGGTAGAAATTGCTCACCCAGATTTTAGAGAATCAATTGAAAGAGAATATTTTGAATCTATTAAATAA